The following proteins are co-located in the Leptospira weilii genome:
- the clpX gene encoding ATP-dependent Clp protease ATP-binding subunit ClpX produces the protein MAKKTPGTNGKQKLFCSFCGKEQDAVKRLVAGPGVYICDECISLCNEIIAEDHEHSHEKSEVFNEVPNPVDIKSILDQYVIGQDHAKKALSVAVYNHYKRVNLKEKKSDVEIEKSNILLIGPTGSGKTLLAQTLARIIKVPFAIVDATALTEAGYVGEDVENIILKLIQNADNDIKKAEIGIIYIDEVDKIARKSDSASITRDVSGEGVQQALLKIIEGTVANVPPQGGRKHPHQEYLQVDTKNILFILGGAFVDLPNIIKSRTGVKTIGFGSEEQKTQAESKNTLMEQVIPEDLIKFGLIPEFIGRLPIVATLQELDVNMLKQIFREPKNSVLKQYTRLLELENVKLTFHEDAIDKIAELAIKRESGARGLRAIVENIMLDLMFDIPSRKDIEEVIITAEVITDRVTPTLILKKESKIA, from the coding sequence TTGGCCAAGAAAACACCGGGAACCAACGGTAAACAAAAACTATTCTGCTCTTTTTGCGGAAAAGAACAGGATGCGGTAAAACGTTTAGTCGCCGGGCCGGGAGTTTATATCTGCGACGAATGTATTTCTCTTTGTAATGAAATTATCGCGGAAGATCATGAACACTCCCATGAAAAATCGGAAGTGTTCAACGAGGTTCCGAATCCCGTGGATATCAAATCCATTTTGGATCAATATGTTATCGGACAGGATCACGCGAAAAAGGCTCTTTCCGTAGCGGTTTATAATCACTATAAAAGAGTGAATCTCAAAGAAAAGAAATCCGACGTGGAAATCGAAAAATCGAATATTCTTTTAATTGGACCGACAGGAAGCGGTAAAACTCTTCTGGCTCAAACTCTTGCAAGGATCATCAAGGTTCCTTTTGCGATCGTAGATGCGACGGCTTTGACCGAGGCGGGTTATGTGGGAGAGGATGTGGAAAACATCATTCTCAAATTGATCCAAAACGCCGATAACGATATCAAAAAAGCGGAAATCGGAATCATTTATATAGACGAGGTGGATAAGATCGCGCGTAAATCCGACAGCGCATCCATTACTAGAGACGTAAGTGGAGAAGGAGTGCAACAAGCGCTTCTGAAAATTATCGAAGGAACGGTGGCTAATGTTCCTCCACAAGGTGGAAGAAAACATCCGCATCAGGAATATCTACAAGTTGATACGAAGAACATTCTTTTCATTCTCGGGGGAGCTTTTGTGGATCTTCCGAATATCATCAAGTCCAGAACCGGAGTCAAGACGATCGGTTTCGGTTCCGAAGAACAGAAAACCCAAGCGGAAAGCAAAAATACTCTGATGGAACAGGTGATTCCGGAGGATTTGATTAAGTTCGGGCTGATTCCTGAGTTTATTGGAAGACTTCCGATTGTCGCGACTCTTCAAGAGTTGGATGTAAATATGCTGAAGCAGATTTTCCGCGAACCGAAAAACTCCGTTCTCAAACAATACACTCGTCTTCTCGAATTGGAAAACGTAAAGCTTACTTTCCATGAGGACGCGATCGATAAGATTGCCGAACTCGCGATCAAAAGAGAATCCGGTGCCCGGGGGCTTAGGGCAATTGTTGAAAATATCATGTTAGATCTGATGTTCGATATTCCCTCCCGTAAAGATATCGAAGAGGTAATTATCACCGCGGAAGTAATTACTGATCGAGTGACTCCCACTTTGATCCTCAAAAAAGAATCTAAGATCGCTTAA
- a CDS encoding RNA recognition motif domain-containing protein yields MKISVGNLPQELTEDELKKIFSEFGTVQEVHIKKDKTTGRSLSYGSVEMDDSAGTKAIVALNKKEIQGKQIAVIDSEELRKEFEKKQSIKGGGASGKIHGNQSKVGGFSGAGVRRTGGRGK; encoded by the coding sequence ATGAAGATATCAGTAGGAAATCTACCTCAGGAGCTGACCGAAGACGAACTGAAAAAGATTTTTTCGGAATTCGGAACCGTTCAGGAAGTGCATATTAAAAAAGATAAAACTACGGGACGTTCTTTGTCTTATGGATCCGTCGAAATGGACGATTCCGCGGGAACGAAAGCAATTGTGGCATTGAATAAAAAAGAAATCCAGGGCAAACAGATCGCGGTAATCGATTCTGAGGAACTAAGAAAAGAGTTTGAGAAAAAACAATCTATAAAAGGAGGAGGGGCTTCCGGCAAGATTCACGGAAATCAGTCGAAGGTCGGAGGCTTTTCCGGAGCTGGTGTAAGAAGAACCGGAGGAAGAGGAAAATGA
- a CDS encoding DUF3892 domain-containing protein — MSEPNYYVSAIRKNQSRARIEHLKVSAISNSIDYGTFWTRESVRNFIKQGFVFYTVYKDSTRTWRKGAHIKLYGDDFLTTDRDSTSKDNLENLPEE, encoded by the coding sequence ATGTCAGAACCAAATTATTATGTATCTGCAATCCGCAAGAATCAAAGCAGAGCTCGAATCGAACATTTGAAAGTAAGTGCTATTTCCAATAGTATTGATTACGGTACTTTCTGGACTCGTGAAAGTGTTAGGAACTTTATAAAACAAGGTTTCGTTTTCTATACAGTTTATAAGGATTCTACACGTACTTGGCGAAAAGGTGCCCATATAAAGTTATATGGAGATGACTTTCTAACGACCGATCGAGACTCTACATCGAAAGATAATTTAGAAAATCTTCCGGAAGAATAA
- a CDS encoding serine/threonine protein kinase, with the protein MADFFQLNPGEILTLAEKAGYEPSGHCMALNSLENRVFDLRLENGSHIISKFYRPGRWSREQILEEHHFLQDLKEEEIPVCAPFLFENESSLSLFQEDIYYSFWPRVGGRSPDELNPENLRILGRLLARIHNIGQAKHFEHRITLDSETYGTAPLETLLKGEWIPPSCKKDYLEVANRILDLFREKIETVPLHRIHGDCHKGNLLFGKEGWFFVDFDDCLKGPAVQDFWMLLSRGKEGLEEREHILSGYREFREFNDSWFDLVEILRAMRFVHYSAWISSRFTTDPSFPVAFPHFMGNEYWEKETLELKEQYKLIYNSLGGKNFFFVTESTSQEEELTNKDFFWDLED; encoded by the coding sequence GTGGCCGACTTTTTTCAACTCAATCCGGGAGAAATTCTTACCCTAGCCGAAAAAGCGGGATACGAACCCTCCGGTCATTGTATGGCTTTGAACAGTTTGGAAAATCGAGTCTTCGACCTTAGGCTGGAAAACGGTTCCCATATCATTTCCAAATTCTATCGTCCCGGAAGATGGAGCAGAGAACAAATTTTAGAAGAACATCATTTTCTCCAAGATCTGAAAGAGGAAGAAATTCCGGTCTGTGCTCCCTTCTTATTTGAAAATGAAAGTAGCCTCTCTTTGTTTCAAGAAGACATTTATTATTCTTTCTGGCCCCGAGTAGGAGGAAGGTCTCCCGACGAACTGAATCCGGAAAATCTCAGAATTTTAGGAAGGCTTCTCGCCAGAATCCATAACATCGGCCAGGCGAAACATTTCGAACATAGGATCACGCTCGATTCCGAAACATATGGAACCGCTCCTTTAGAAACCCTACTTAAGGGAGAATGGATTCCTCCGAGCTGCAAAAAAGACTATCTCGAAGTCGCGAATCGAATTTTAGATCTCTTTCGGGAAAAAATAGAAACGGTTCCTCTGCACAGAATTCACGGAGATTGTCATAAGGGAAATCTACTCTTCGGAAAAGAAGGATGGTTCTTTGTCGACTTTGACGACTGCCTAAAAGGCCCGGCAGTTCAGGACTTTTGGATGTTGCTTTCCAGAGGAAAAGAAGGACTTGAAGAAAGAGAACATATTCTTTCCGGCTATAGGGAATTTAGGGAATTCAACGATTCCTGGTTTGATCTTGTGGAAATTCTTCGCGCAATGAGATTTGTTCACTACTCCGCCTGGATTTCCAGTAGGTTTACGACGGATCCTTCCTTTCCGGTTGCCTTTCCCCATTTTATGGGAAACGAATATTGGGAAAAAGAAACTCTGGAATTGAAGGAACAATACAAACTGATTTACAATTCACTGGGAGGAAAAAATTTCTTTTTCGTTACAGAATCGACTTCCCAAGAAGAAGAACTCACCAACAAGGATTTTTTTTGGGATTTGGAAGATTAA
- a CDS encoding PP2C family protein-serine/threonine phosphatase: MDGSQQSEQKDHDSRYSILFDSAIDAIISLDDNFRVILANPATERAFGYLSSELIGSSIEHLFSLRVRKRFYRILKYIADLPDKKRQRPFGPIRMIRKDKTILISEISVSVTGPEEDCQYHVIIRNISEKHRILMELKRANENLRRMDREKEELLEKLEEKVRQRSRLLAGYYKGMKEELNLAKKLQTEILPDIPSIAGIQIHSMYLPMMEVGGDLYDLFQIRPGVLRVFLADATGHGIQAALLTMTLKGILESIKKKDTDPGTILTEFNREYCKNFGNIGMFFSCFLADIDTVSKKISYASGGHPTQFFLSKDLVLGLDRTGSLLGLDSNNQYGVFKFSYQYGDRLFLLTDGIYEEFNSDKQQFGELAVQNILAKKFGEPMEETIPAILQSLIEHLGSQRIQDDITAILIALDLPDL; encoded by the coding sequence ATGGACGGCTCCCAACAATCAGAACAGAAAGACCACGACTCCCGTTATTCCATATTGTTTGATTCCGCGATCGACGCGATCATTTCCTTAGATGATAATTTCAGGGTGATCTTGGCTAATCCGGCCACGGAGAGAGCGTTCGGATATCTTTCTTCCGAGCTGATCGGAAGTTCCATCGAACACTTATTTTCACTTCGGGTCCGAAAGCGATTTTATAGAATTCTAAAATACATTGCTGATCTTCCGGATAAAAAAAGGCAGAGACCTTTCGGGCCGATTCGTATGATTCGAAAGGATAAAACGATTTTGATTTCGGAGATTTCTGTTTCGGTCACGGGACCCGAGGAGGATTGTCAATATCACGTCATCATTCGGAATATATCAGAAAAACATAGAATTCTAATGGAGCTAAAGCGGGCTAATGAGAACCTGAGGCGAATGGATCGTGAAAAAGAAGAACTCTTGGAAAAACTCGAAGAGAAGGTTCGGCAGAGATCCAGGCTACTCGCAGGGTACTACAAAGGAATGAAAGAGGAATTGAATCTTGCGAAAAAGCTTCAGACGGAAATTCTTCCGGATATTCCTTCCATTGCGGGGATCCAAATCCATTCCATGTATCTTCCGATGATGGAAGTGGGCGGGGATCTTTACGATCTATTCCAAATTCGTCCAGGGGTTCTCCGGGTTTTTCTTGCGGATGCGACGGGGCACGGAATCCAAGCAGCTCTTCTTACGATGACTCTCAAAGGAATTTTGGAGTCCATTAAAAAAAAAGATACGGATCCGGGAACTATTCTTACGGAATTCAACCGCGAATATTGCAAGAATTTCGGAAATATAGGAATGTTCTTCTCTTGTTTTCTTGCGGATATAGACACGGTTTCCAAAAAAATCTCGTATGCTTCCGGTGGTCATCCCACTCAATTTTTTCTTTCCAAAGATCTTGTGTTGGGGTTGGATCGAACGGGGTCTTTACTCGGTCTTGATTCGAACAATCAATACGGTGTTTTTAAATTTAGCTATCAATACGGAGATCGTTTGTTCTTGCTAACGGACGGAATTTATGAGGAGTTTAATTCGGACAAACAACAGTTTGGCGAGCTCGCTGTTCAGAATATTCTCGCGAAAAAATTTGGGGAACCTATGGAAGAAACAATTCCGGCCATTTTACAAAGCCTGATTGAACATTTAGGATCACAGAGAATACAAGATGATATTACGGCCATTTTGATAGCTTTGGATTTGCCCGATCTTTGA
- the tnpA gene encoding IS66 family insertion sequence element accessory protein TnpA, with protein MKKTTIDWPKEFEAFSKSGLSQYCKERRLKYTTFRYHWERRLKKQDKDGFVEVPNSVVNVSSAFGSEFLTLLIPIKKGT; from the coding sequence ATGAAAAAAACGACTATCGACTGGCCAAAAGAGTTTGAGGCATTTTCCAAAAGCGGGCTTTCTCAGTATTGTAAAGAAAGGCGACTCAAATACACAACGTTCCGCTACCATTGGGAGAGACGATTAAAAAAACAGGACAAAGACGGCTTTGTGGAAGTTCCTAATTCAGTAGTAAACGTTAGCTCTGCTTTCGGGTCTGAATTTTTGACACTACTAATCCCTATAAAAAAGGGTACCTAA
- a CDS encoding FKBP-type peptidyl-prolyl cis-trans isomerase: protein MKLTRLTFVFAIFCVAIVPIFAEDLVIKDIRIGTGKEAFSGSNVTVHYVGTLVSGKKFDSSRDRRTPFTFNLGAGEVIKGWDRGVRGMKEGGIRKLTIPPELGYGSRGAGAAIPPNSTLIFEVELLKVY from the coding sequence ATGAAATTGACACGTTTAACATTCGTCTTCGCAATTTTTTGTGTTGCCATAGTTCCCATATTTGCAGAAGATTTAGTTATCAAAGATATTCGTATCGGAACTGGTAAGGAAGCATTTTCCGGATCGAACGTTACGGTGCACTACGTTGGAACGTTGGTTAGCGGTAAGAAGTTTGACAGTTCCAGAGATAGAAGAACTCCTTTTACTTTCAATTTGGGGGCCGGAGAAGTCATCAAAGGTTGGGATCGCGGGGTTCGCGGTATGAAAGAAGGCGGGATTCGCAAACTTACCATCCCTCCCGAACTAGGTTACGGTTCAAGAGGTGCGGGTGCGGCCATTCCTCCAAATTCCACTCTCATTTTTGAAGTGGAACTGCTTAAAGTGTACTGA
- a CDS encoding inorganic phosphate transporter — protein MDFFLIIVVLMAILGVGDLLVGVSNDAVNFTNSAVGSKASSKRIILVVAGIGIILGALSSSGMMEVARKGIFHPSGFALQDLMFLFLAVMLTDIVLLDLYNTLGLPTSTTVSLVFELLGAALAIALLKTGTLSGAFQIINSESALKIIFGIVTSVIVAFFSGIILQFVFRFIFSFNLKNSMKYFGGLFGGLSVTTMIFFTLLSAMKGSNLIPSEISDYLNKNFTNILLFSFVGFSVLFQILVLLEWNILKFLVLIGTGSLAMAFASNDLVNFIGVPLASFTTWTLIQAGGDPNALATGLAGSVQTPNFILLGAACIMLFSLWFSKKAESVTQTEVTLGSQGETLESFNTNLVARVFVQIALGIYTPIKAILPTRVRNFIGRRFEQKNSLEIVRMHETEAFDLLRASVNIQISSALILIGTLYKLPLSTTFVTFMVAMGTSLTDGAWNKENSVNRVSGVLTVVGGWFFTAIIASATAGAIGSILYIFGFSSVIVLVLIAALLIFLFARIHKKRQETYDENLEKLITLKKHPERALSRTISSMLASLNVARKALNNVCAGYVNGKKKNFRQTQKLLKDLKKMRENSLSNFLSIANKHLEEEDLSSIHPITESINHLDRITESIWNILRTSSNGISSFHEVSKDEKEEVKELRKSATNLMELIADSDKFPDLLEKARSEKKTRNLEKIKQNIYKSQMKRIKKGDSKLKSSVSYFVIIDELIDINDNLLSLAEELSVAIPWTEKKKIELQSKSLLALKAEEKKKKK, from the coding sequence ATGGACTTTTTTTTAATTATCGTCGTTCTGATGGCAATCCTCGGAGTCGGCGATCTCCTAGTCGGAGTTTCGAACGACGCGGTAAATTTTACCAACTCCGCCGTTGGTTCCAAAGCCTCCTCCAAAAGAATCATTCTGGTAGTAGCCGGAATCGGGATCATCCTCGGAGCCCTTTCTTCCAGCGGTATGATGGAAGTTGCAAGAAAAGGAATCTTTCATCCGAGCGGATTTGCGCTTCAGGACCTAATGTTCCTGTTTTTAGCGGTTATGCTCACGGATATTGTACTTCTGGATCTTTACAACACCCTAGGGCTTCCGACTTCCACAACGGTATCCCTGGTGTTTGAACTTTTAGGAGCCGCTCTTGCAATTGCGCTTTTAAAAACCGGAACTTTGAGCGGTGCGTTTCAAATTATCAATTCGGAAAGCGCACTCAAAATCATTTTCGGAATCGTAACGAGCGTGATCGTCGCTTTCTTTTCCGGAATCATTCTACAGTTTGTGTTCCGATTTATTTTTTCGTTCAACTTAAAGAATTCGATGAAATACTTTGGAGGGCTTTTCGGAGGACTTTCCGTCACTACCATGATCTTTTTTACGCTTTTATCGGCGATGAAAGGTTCCAACCTCATTCCTTCCGAAATAAGCGATTATCTGAACAAGAATTTCACGAACATCCTTCTGTTCAGCTTTGTGGGATTTTCGGTCCTTTTTCAAATTCTAGTATTATTAGAATGGAATATTCTAAAATTCCTAGTTTTGATCGGAACGGGTTCTCTCGCTATGGCCTTTGCGAGCAACGACTTGGTGAACTTTATCGGTGTTCCTCTCGCAAGTTTTACCACCTGGACTTTAATTCAGGCTGGGGGAGATCCAAACGCTTTGGCAACCGGTCTTGCAGGAAGCGTTCAGACTCCGAACTTTATCCTATTGGGCGCGGCGTGTATCATGCTTTTTTCTCTTTGGTTTTCCAAAAAAGCCGAATCGGTCACACAAACCGAAGTTACACTGGGCTCTCAGGGAGAGACATTAGAGAGTTTTAATACGAATTTGGTTGCTCGGGTCTTCGTCCAAATAGCACTCGGAATTTATACTCCGATTAAGGCGATTCTTCCCACAAGGGTTCGTAATTTCATCGGTAGACGTTTCGAACAGAAAAATTCTTTGGAGATCGTCAGAATGCACGAGACCGAAGCTTTCGACTTACTCAGAGCTTCTGTAAATATCCAAATCTCGAGCGCACTCATTCTGATCGGAACCCTTTACAAACTTCCGCTCTCCACAACCTTCGTGACCTTCATGGTGGCAATGGGAACCTCTCTCACAGACGGAGCTTGGAATAAGGAAAATTCAGTCAACAGAGTAAGCGGAGTTCTTACCGTAGTCGGTGGTTGGTTTTTTACGGCCATCATCGCATCGGCGACTGCAGGAGCAATCGGATCGATTCTGTATATCTTCGGATTCTCTTCGGTGATCGTCCTCGTTTTAATCGCGGCACTTTTGATATTCCTGTTTGCAAGGATTCACAAAAAGCGCCAGGAAACATACGACGAAAATCTGGAAAAACTCATCACTCTCAAAAAACATCCGGAAAGAGCCCTTTCCAGGACGATCTCTTCCATGCTTGCGAGTTTAAACGTTGCGAGAAAGGCTTTGAACAATGTTTGCGCTGGTTATGTAAACGGTAAAAAGAAGAATTTCAGACAAACTCAAAAACTTTTGAAAGACTTGAAAAAGATGAGGGAAAATTCACTCTCGAACTTTTTATCGATCGCAAACAAACATCTGGAAGAAGAAGATCTTTCTTCCATCCATCCGATCACGGAATCGATCAATCATCTGGATCGAATTACGGAAAGTATTTGGAATATTCTTAGAACCTCGTCGAACGGAATCAGTTCCTTTCATGAGGTTTCCAAAGACGAAAAGGAAGAAGTGAAAGAACTCAGAAAATCCGCCACAAATTTGATGGAGCTCATTGCTGATTCTGATAAATTTCCGGATCTTTTGGAAAAGGCAAGATCGGAAAAGAAAACTAGAAACTTAGAAAAAATCAAACAGAACATCTATAAAAGTCAGATGAAACGAATCAAAAAAGGAGACAGCAAACTGAAATCCAGCGTTTCCTACTTCGTGATCATCGACGAATTGATAGATATCAACGATAATCTTCTTTCTCTCGCGGAAGAGTTAAGCGTTGCGATTCCCTGGACTGAAAAGAAAAAGATAGAATTACAAAGTAAGTCTTTACTTGCACTCAAAGCAGAAGAGAAAAAAAAGAAGAAGTGA
- a CDS encoding sensor histidine kinase encodes MPYDFFEHFPLPACILEPSLLIQKANFAFCRTLGYSKTELEGIQNWNQICQFKDTTFHFSDPSLWPCANFSNENPSYSVLFLTKEGVQKEYSVSFAFDREELRIFAYLEAPQIFDRTAVKFDSQRTSVADWEKSSASWVQKEKLDAIGTLSAGVAHEINNPLMGVINYAEIMFNGIENGNPLRKYAGIILREGNRISEIVKDMLTFTRIDKEEIKIQNIKSVFDSAFGVIKACIDKSKIETVVSDLETPIFAACSVGKLRKVYFNLLTNAKDAIESNSDPSQKRVITVRWEKLKKGDLNFVRTIIEDTGIGIPEENRHKLFDPFYTTKDIGKGTGLGLTVSYNLVREMKGDISFESGNGVTRFYLDLPESL; translated from the coding sequence ATGCCCTATGATTTTTTCGAACATTTTCCGTTACCGGCCTGTATCTTAGAGCCGTCTCTTTTAATCCAAAAAGCAAACTTTGCTTTTTGTAGAACTCTAGGTTATTCAAAAACAGAACTAGAGGGAATTCAAAACTGGAATCAAATTTGTCAGTTTAAAGATACTACATTCCATTTTTCCGATCCTTCTCTTTGGCCTTGTGCGAACTTTTCGAATGAAAATCCCTCTTATTCTGTTCTTTTTCTTACAAAAGAAGGGGTTCAAAAGGAATATTCGGTTTCTTTTGCTTTCGATCGTGAAGAACTGCGAATCTTTGCCTATCTGGAAGCTCCTCAGATTTTTGATAGAACCGCTGTAAAGTTCGATTCTCAAAGGACTTCTGTGGCGGATTGGGAAAAATCGAGCGCTTCTTGGGTTCAAAAGGAAAAATTAGACGCAATCGGAACTCTTTCCGCGGGAGTTGCACATGAAATCAATAATCCATTGATGGGAGTGATCAATTATGCGGAAATTATGTTTAATGGTATCGAAAACGGAAATCCTCTTCGTAAATATGCAGGAATTATTCTACGAGAAGGAAATCGAATTTCCGAAATCGTCAAAGATATGCTTACCTTCACTCGAATCGATAAGGAAGAAATAAAAATCCAAAATATCAAATCCGTTTTCGATTCTGCGTTCGGCGTGATAAAAGCCTGTATCGATAAGTCGAAAATCGAAACGGTCGTATCCGATCTGGAGACTCCTATCTTTGCGGCTTGCTCCGTCGGAAAACTTAGAAAGGTGTATTTCAATCTGCTTACAAATGCGAAAGATGCGATTGAAAGTAATTCCGATCCGAGTCAAAAAAGAGTCATTACCGTTCGTTGGGAGAAATTAAAAAAAGGAGATTTAAATTTCGTCCGCACTATCATAGAGGATACCGGAATCGGTATTCCGGAAGAAAACAGGCATAAACTTTTCGATCCTTTTTATACAACAAAAGACATCGGAAAAGGCACGGGTCTCGGACTTACGGTTTCCTATAACTTAGTTCGTGAAATGAAAGGAGATATTTCTTTCGAAAGTGGAAACGGAGTCACACGCTTTTATTTGGATCTTCCCGAATCGCTTTGA